The DNA region AGGTTCGTTTTACAAGACTGaacctttctaaaaccatgttgttctctgtttagcaagttattggtttctaTAAAAGCCTTTTGACTATTCGTTCCAgtattttaactacaacacaGGTGAGGCTTACAGGTCTGTAGTTCGATGAAATTTGTCTTGgttctgttttatgtatgggagtgacgattccgtccttccagtccataggtaacacaccttggtcaaatGACCGCGATATATtgtgcaatatgtctcaagattttggggtgtagttcatctggtcctgttgacttttccatGCTTAAGGTGCTAAGAGCTTTAAGCACATCGTCTTGATCGAAGTTCACGGTGAGCAGGTGGTTTGTTGACTGTTTATTTTGGTTTGGTTCTttgtctagaggaggttcctgagtaaAAACTGCCGCAAAATAGTCAGCCATTGCCtttgctttttcctgatcttcctctatcatttcagattcacttccttctttaattaggttgggaatccaatgatgcatccttgttctgtagtttatgtacgaggatattctcttgggctgcttgagtgcataTTGTGCCAATTGCATTTCGTGTTTTCTTTGAGCTTTCCGAATCTTTGTTATACACTTGTCTCTTAACGATCTGTAGTATTCCATCGTACTTGCTGTGCCAAGACGGATGGCAACGTCCCAACATTTCTTCTTGtgtcttagtaaacgtcgaatattCCGGCCTATCCAGGGATGGCTTCTTCTTTGGAACTGTCCAGGGTATGTagggttgagttacccgattgtataactggcTGAAAAGAGTCCAtacctcttgtactgatgccctTGAGTCAATTTAccagttttcagccgatgctgcCTCCATATCTGTCTTCCATAtattaggacgggccggcgcatTTGTTTGACAGGCATTCTCAgctatgaatttgaataagatgactgcatggtcacatCTCCCTAGTGGTTGGAGGAAAGtcatttgaccaacgtcattatcgtgtgtgaagactaaatctaaaagagtagaagagtttcttaagtcatATCTTGTGGggtctctaatgtgttggaataaagcCAATCCATTCGAGGTGTCTAACAGTTTGTAATCGAACGACGTTATCGATGACCCTAATTCTAAGTcaacccagtttatatacggtgcattaaagtcgcctactacaaggcttttaccctTGTTACACCAAGTTTACTTGGGAGAAAAtaatctgctacacattctggataCGATATACTACAACTTATTCAATATGTTGCTGTCTACATTTCAACTTTCATCGCCTTAGTTCAcgtgtccctgaaacatgtgccaCTGTCTCAGCTATTTTTTGTGTACAGGATAGCCCCGCCTCCCTTACGGTTTAATCTATCCGCCCTACTGGCtaaaaaaccagtcaactgaatttcattatctaatac from Schistosoma haematobium chromosome ZW, whole genome shotgun sequence includes:
- a CDS encoding hypothetical protein (EggNog:ENOG410VGNY~COG:S) → MEYYRSLRDKCITKIRKAQRKHEMQLAQYALKQPKRISSYINYRTRMHHWIPNLIKEGSESEMIEEDQEKAKAMADYFAAVFTQEPPLDKEPNQNKQSTNHLLTVNFDQDDVLKALSTLSMEKSTGPDELHPKILRHIAQYIAVI